From a region of the Helianthus annuus cultivar XRQ/B chromosome 5, HanXRQr2.0-SUNRISE, whole genome shotgun sequence genome:
- the LOC118492245 gene encoding serine/threonine-protein kinase STY8-like, whose translation MVMLGKYTSKFVHGDRNRRGKQLTLKTYSRRLNRWLKMKTLSFSRSKYVLDVNVESGEDVITHKRVLRMVEDPVNRPAFEVILVECVPSRSIMLMGSVKG comes from the exons ATGGTGATGCTCGGCAAATACACTAGCAAATTTGTTCATGGCGATAG GAATCGAAGAGGCAAACAATTAACGCTGAAGACGTATTCAAGGCGCTTGAACAGATGGCTAAAGATGAAGACTTTAAGCTTCTCAAGATCCAA ATATGTGTTGGATGTGAACGTGGAGAGTGGGGAGGATGTGATCACGCATAAAAGAGTTTTGCGGATGGTTGAAGATCCTGTTAATAGACCTGCATTTGAAGTCATATTAGT GGAGTGTGTCCCATCCAGGTCAATCATGCTGATGGGGAGCGTGAAAGGTTAG